In one Candidatus Pelagibacter sp. HTCC7211 genomic region, the following are encoded:
- a CDS encoding thiolase family protein: MFRAVIAGYSRSPFTMARKGELIDVKPVNLLAEVVSNLVSKTKINKKEIEDIIVGCAFQTGEQCFNIGKLVTFLTDMDIKTSGMTVDRWCGSSMEGIHIAAGKIAMGSGKVFICGGVESMTRVTTGFDAIPYPFAEKENPNVYFSMGTTAENVAKQYSISRAEQQEFAISSHQKASKAQSKGNFDNEIVAIGKCSQDSNIRPNSNQEKLDGLKLAFDQNGTVTAATSSPLTDGAAATLICEEQYAKNNNLEILARIVSTAVQGCKADTMGLGPIGASQKALTRAKLTMKDIDIVEINEAFASQSLACIKDLEIDTHKINIDGGALALGHPLGATGARITGKAAQLLKRENKKYALATQCIGLGMGIATIIESV, translated from the coding sequence ATGTTTAGAGCAGTTATAGCGGGTTATTCAAGATCTCCTTTCACAATGGCAAGAAAAGGTGAATTGATTGACGTAAAACCTGTAAATTTACTTGCTGAAGTTGTTAGTAATCTTGTTTCTAAAACTAAAATTAATAAAAAAGAAATAGAAGACATTATAGTTGGATGTGCCTTTCAAACAGGTGAACAATGTTTCAATATTGGTAAATTAGTAACTTTTCTAACTGATATGGATATTAAAACATCTGGCATGACAGTAGACAGATGGTGCGGATCATCCATGGAAGGTATTCATATAGCTGCAGGAAAAATAGCTATGGGATCTGGAAAAGTTTTTATTTGTGGTGGAGTTGAAAGTATGACCAGAGTAACTACTGGTTTTGATGCTATACCATACCCTTTTGCTGAAAAAGAAAATCCCAATGTTTATTTTTCAATGGGTACCACTGCAGAAAATGTTGCTAAACAATATTCTATTTCAAGAGCTGAACAACAAGAATTTGCAATATCAAGTCATCAAAAAGCATCTAAAGCACAATCAAAAGGAAATTTTGATAATGAGATTGTTGCTATTGGAAAATGTTCACAAGATAGCAATATCAGACCAAACAGTAATCAAGAAAAATTAGATGGATTAAAATTAGCGTTTGATCAAAATGGGACTGTTACAGCTGCAACATCCTCACCACTTACAGATGGAGCTGCTGCTACACTTATATGTGAAGAACAATATGCAAAAAATAATAATTTAGAAATACTAGCAAGAATTGTATCGACAGCAGTTCAAGGGTGTAAAGCTGATACAATGGGTTTAGGTCCTATTGGTGCATCTCAAAAAGCACTGACAAGAGCTAAATTAACAATGAAGGATATTGATATTGTAGAAATAAATGAAGCATTCGCATCTCAATCATTGGCATGCATTAAAGATTTAGAAATAGACACACATAAAATTAATATAGATGGTGGTGCGTTAGCGCTAGGTCATCCTCTAGGTGCAACTGGAGCAAGGATCACTGGGAAAGCAGCTCAGCTTTTAAAAAGAGAAAATAAAAAATACGCCCTAGCTACACAGTGTATTGGGCTTGGAATGGGTATTGCAACAATTATTGAGTCTGTATAA
- a CDS encoding branched-chain amino acid aminotransferase, with the protein MQQLPFDKRSGKIWFNNELCDWQDARVHIISHGMHYASLVFEGLRVYNTKIFKLKEHTDRLFNSAKILDMKIPYSYDEIIEATEKLVSDQNIQNGYIRPFVWRGSEMMGVSAQNTKINVAIAIWDWPTYFNAELKLKGIKLNISKWQRPPQNSSPWESKAAGLYMICTLSKHQAEKDGFTDSLMLDHEGNIAEATSANIFFKDENNELHTPIPDSFLDGITRKTVIDLAKSKNIKIIERKISPKEISSFKGCFITGTAAEITPVGSIQDDKFEVCDLIKDLSSSYEKLVGKN; encoded by the coding sequence ATGCAACAATTACCATTCGATAAAAGATCAGGAAAAATTTGGTTTAATAATGAATTATGTGATTGGCAGGATGCTCGAGTTCATATTATTAGTCATGGTATGCACTATGCTAGTTTAGTTTTTGAAGGCTTAAGAGTTTACAATACAAAAATTTTTAAATTAAAAGAACATACAGATAGACTTTTCAATTCTGCTAAAATTTTAGATATGAAAATTCCTTATTCATATGATGAAATTATTGAGGCTACTGAAAAACTTGTCTCTGATCAAAATATTCAAAACGGATATATTAGACCTTTTGTTTGGAGAGGCAGTGAAATGATGGGGGTTTCTGCGCAGAATACTAAGATTAATGTAGCTATAGCAATATGGGATTGGCCAACATACTTCAATGCTGAATTAAAGTTAAAAGGTATTAAATTAAATATTTCTAAGTGGCAAAGGCCACCTCAAAATTCATCACCTTGGGAGAGTAAAGCTGCTGGTTTATATATGATTTGCACACTTTCTAAGCATCAAGCTGAAAAAGATGGGTTCACAGACTCGTTGATGTTGGATCATGAAGGCAACATAGCTGAAGCTACAAGTGCTAATATTTTTTTTAAAGATGAAAATAATGAATTACATACACCAATTCCAGACTCATTTTTAGATGGTATCACTAGAAAAACTGTTATTGATTTAGCAAAATCAAAAAATATTAAAATAATAGAAAGAAAAATTTCTCCTAAAGAAATTTCTAGTTTTAAAGGATGTTTTATCACAGGTACAGCAGCAGAGATTACACCTGTTGGAAGTATTCAAGATGATAAATTTGAAGTATGTGATTTGATTAAAGATCTTTCTTCTAGTTATGAAAAATTAGTTGGAAAAAACTAG
- a CDS encoding ABC transporter permease, with protein MALPNHTPLNYRIWHYTYLTFCGLVFFFLIAPLFVILPLSFNAEQYIHFSAKMLALDPEGFSLRWYEDMIFGTKNPWGLATKNSLIIAFFATIGSTILGTVAALGLSSRHMPYKAAFMALLISPMIVPLIISGTAIFFFMAKVGLAATHTGIVLSHIILGTPFVVITVTATLSGFDHSVTRAAASLGSNPVNTFMKITLPLIMPGVISGALFAFVTSFDEVVVVLFLAGLENTTIPIQMWVGLREQLSPTIMAVATCLIVMSTLILVTAELLRRRSERLRGINR; from the coding sequence ATGGCTTTACCAAATCATACACCTTTAAATTATAGAATTTGGCATTACACTTATTTGACATTTTGCGGTCTAGTATTCTTTTTTTTAATTGCTCCATTGTTTGTAATTTTGCCACTTTCATTTAACGCTGAGCAATACATTCACTTTTCTGCAAAAATGTTAGCACTTGATCCAGAAGGTTTTTCATTAAGATGGTATGAAGATATGATTTTTGGAACAAAAAACCCCTGGGGATTAGCAACAAAGAATAGTTTAATTATAGCTTTCTTCGCTACAATTGGATCAACAATTCTTGGAACAGTAGCCGCCCTTGGTTTGAGTAGTAGACACATGCCTTATAAAGCAGCTTTCATGGCTTTGTTGATTTCACCGATGATTGTTCCATTAATTATTTCTGGTACTGCAATCTTTTTCTTTATGGCAAAAGTAGGATTAGCTGCAACACATACCGGTATTGTTTTATCACATATAATTTTAGGAACTCCGTTTGTTGTAATTACAGTTACAGCAACTTTATCTGGTTTTGACCATAGTGTAACAAGAGCTGCAGCAAGTTTAGGAAGTAATCCTGTAAATACATTTATGAAAATAACACTGCCTTTAATTATGCCTGGCGTAATTTCTGGTGCACTATTTGCATTTGTGACATCGTTTGATGAAGTTGTAGTTGTATTATTCTTAGCTGGATTAGAAAATACTACTATCCCGATTCAAATGTGGGTAGGATTAAGAGAACAATTAAGCCCAACAATAATGGCAGTTGCAACATGTTTAATTGTAATGTCCACTTTAATTCTGGTTACCGCAGAACTTTTAAGAAGAAGGTCTGAAAGACTAAGAGGAATTAATAGATAG
- a CDS encoding ABC transporter permease, translating to MSQDQILSSDGIPLEQSLKKAERKNKLKAVLLVAPLFLFLLIIYVFPIGDMLFRSVDDRMITKMLPKTFKAMESWDGQDLPDEPVYKAIYEDLKYLKENKTYGKIIARLNYEKSGFSSLIKKTVRKLKKIEEGNYKEQFIKIHKRWGQPEYLVALRNAAPNWSYAKYLKGVDMRFDQDKNIVQVEEDRRIYKILWMRTINVAFWVTLFCFILAYPISHLLATLPMKYSNLLMICVLLPFWTSLLVRTSSWMVLLQQQGPINDLIVWLGLAADDNRPELMYNVIGTFVAMTQILLPFMVLPLYSVMKTISPSLMRAGKSLGGTPLVSFVKIYFPLTIPGIGAGCLLVFILAIGYYITPALVGGASGSLISNTIAYHMKSSLDWAFASALGTMLLVGVLAIYWVYNKLVGIDNIKLG from the coding sequence ATGAGCCAAGATCAAATTTTATCATCTGACGGAATACCTCTTGAGCAAAGCCTTAAAAAAGCAGAAAGAAAAAATAAGCTTAAGGCAGTTTTACTAGTAGCTCCACTTTTTTTATTTCTACTTATTATTTACGTCTTTCCAATTGGAGATATGCTATTTAGAAGTGTTGATGATCGTATGATCACAAAAATGCTTCCTAAAACATTTAAAGCTATGGAAAGTTGGGATGGACAAGATTTACCGGATGAGCCTGTCTATAAGGCTATATATGAAGATTTAAAATATTTAAAAGAAAATAAAACTTATGGAAAAATTATTGCAAGATTAAATTATGAAAAATCTGGTTTTAGTAGTTTAATTAAAAAAACTGTTAGAAAATTAAAGAAGATAGAAGAAGGTAATTATAAAGAACAATTCATTAAAATTCATAAAAGATGGGGTCAGCCCGAATATTTAGTTGCTTTAAGAAATGCAGCTCCCAATTGGTCATATGCAAAATATCTAAAGGGTGTGGATATGAGATTTGATCAGGATAAAAACATAGTTCAGGTAGAGGAAGACAGAAGAATTTATAAAATTTTGTGGATGAGAACAATAAACGTAGCTTTTTGGGTTACTCTTTTTTGTTTTATTCTTGCTTACCCAATTTCACATTTACTAGCAACTTTACCCATGAAATACAGTAATTTGTTAATGATTTGTGTTCTACTTCCTTTTTGGACATCATTATTAGTTAGAACTTCTAGCTGGATGGTTTTACTTCAACAGCAGGGACCCATTAATGACTTGATTGTTTGGCTTGGCCTAGCTGCAGACGATAATAGGCCCGAGCTCATGTACAATGTTATTGGTACATTTGTTGCTATGACACAAATATTATTACCTTTTATGGTTTTACCTTTGTACAGTGTGATGAAAACTATATCTCCAAGTTTGATGAGAGCAGGTAAATCATTAGGTGGAACACCACTAGTATCTTTTGTAAAAATTTATTTTCCCTTAACTATTCCAGGTATTGGTGCTGGATGTTTATTGGTATTTATTTTAGCTATAGGTTATTACATTACACCTGCACTAGTTGGAGGTGCAAGTGGATCGCTAATTAGTAATACTATTGCATATCATATGAAAAGTTCTTTAGACTGGGCTTTTGCATCTGCACTTGGAACAATGCTGTTAGTAGGGGTTTTAGCAATTTATTGGGTTTATAATAAACTAGTTGGAATAGATAATATTAAGTTAGGATAA
- a CDS encoding extracellular solute-binding protein: MKKLSKLLLALSFVLSVTTSAFAVTVVSWGGAYTESQKLGYGDPTAAKLGIPVNWVDYTGGLSEIKAQKEAGAITWDIMDVYAKDTIIGCDEGIFHEFDFDKDFLPAPDGTPASQDFFTSMPSKCAVGNILYSWNFAYNDAKIGDKKPKSIKDFFNTKKFPGKRAIYKGAMSNLEIALVADGVKASGAQAGGDLLYRKMEGAGIDRALAKIKKLCTDPNGGCVFWNAGAQPPELLANGEVVMATGWNGRFFNAQMEGTPLVQVWDAQILDYEYFALVKDGPGYADGSAMKVLAEMTSTEGLAGSAKYIAYAPWRKSSIAIMEAGEPWFKDGKTNMVPHMPTAPSNLKSHILMNPDYWADNQDEINEKWEAMKAGL; the protein is encoded by the coding sequence ATGAAAAAATTAAGTAAATTATTACTTGCTCTTTCTTTTGTACTTTCTGTAACAACTTCAGCATTTGCAGTTACTGTAGTGTCTTGGGGTGGAGCTTACACAGAGTCACAAAAATTAGGGTATGGTGATCCTACAGCTGCAAAATTAGGAATACCTGTTAATTGGGTAGACTACACTGGTGGATTATCAGAGATTAAAGCTCAAAAAGAAGCTGGAGCAATTACTTGGGACATCATGGATGTATATGCAAAAGATACAATCATTGGATGTGACGAAGGAATTTTCCACGAATTTGATTTTGACAAAGACTTCTTGCCGGCTCCAGATGGAACGCCAGCAAGTCAAGATTTCTTTACAAGCATGCCGTCTAAGTGTGCTGTTGGAAACATCTTGTACTCTTGGAACTTTGCTTACAATGATGCAAAAATTGGAGATAAAAAACCAAAATCAATCAAAGATTTTTTTAATACTAAAAAGTTTCCAGGTAAAAGAGCAATTTACAAAGGTGCAATGTCTAACTTAGAGATCGCATTAGTTGCTGATGGAGTTAAAGCTAGCGGAGCGCAAGCTGGTGGTGACTTACTTTACAGAAAAATGGAAGGTGCTGGTATAGACAGAGCTTTAGCTAAAATTAAAAAACTTTGTACAGATCCTAACGGTGGATGTGTATTTTGGAATGCGGGAGCTCAACCACCAGAACTATTAGCTAATGGTGAAGTAGTAATGGCTACAGGTTGGAACGGCAGATTCTTTAATGCACAAATGGAGGGAACTCCACTTGTACAAGTTTGGGACGCTCAAATTCTTGACTATGAATATTTTGCATTAGTTAAAGATGGTCCTGGCTATGCTGACGGTAGTGCTATGAAAGTACTTGCTGAAATGACTAGTACAGAAGGTTTAGCAGGAAGTGCTAAGTATATTGCTTACGCTCCTTGGAGAAAATCTTCAATTGCTATTATGGAAGCTGGAGAGCCTTGGTTTAAAGATGGTAAAACTAACATGGTACCACATATGCCAACAGCTCCATCAAACTTAAAAAGCCACATTCTTATGAACCCTGATTACTGGGCAGATAACCAGGATGAGATTAATGAGAAATGGGAAGCAATGAAAGCTGGTCTATAA